The Terriglobus roseus region GACAGCACCTGGTACTTCGACAGATTGGAAGCAGCCTGACCATAATCGGTGGCGCGGATGTTGTCCTCGGCCGCAGTCAGGTTGGTCTGTTCGTTGCTCGCAACGGACTGTGCAGAGGCAAGCTGGTTGATGTTCGCGCCGATGGTGCCACGCTGGAAGGCCACGTCACCGATGGCCGTCGTAAGTGCAGTCAACACGTTCTTTGCGGAGCTTGCCGTCAGCGCGCTCACGGTGGAAGCGGTAAAGTCCACACCTGCACCCGAACCGCTGGCAGGAGTCGTGTCACTCAGAGTCGTGCCTGTTGTGGCAAGATCGCTCGATGCGGCCGTTGGGCCGGAGATTGTCAACGCTCCCGTGGTGGAATTATAGGCAGCGGTAATACCAGCACCTTGATAGGTGGTGTCAGCGTTGATCTGCGTTGCAAGTGCAGACATCGATGTACCTGCCGCGATGGTAATGCTGTGGGAGCTACCCGTACCGACAGCAAGTGCCAGGGTTCCCGATACCGTGTCTGTTGTAGCGCCGAGCGTCAGCGTCGTCGTCGAAGCCGCGGATGAAGAGGATGCGGTTGGTGCAGTCAGTGAAACAGCTGCAGAGGTGCTCGTGGCTGCGGATGTTCCCACGCTGCTGGTGGACAGAGTGCCCACGGTGTCGCTATAGGTCGCCGAGCCCGCTGTGGTGCCATCCGACACGAAGAAGTTGCGTGCCGTTCCTGAGAACACGGAGGTTCCGTTAAAGTTCGTGGTGGTGCCGATGTTGTTAATCTGCGTCAGAATATTCTGATATTCCTGGTTTGCAGACGATACCTGCGACGAGCTCAACGTACCGTTAGCCGCCTGCGTTGCCAGTGTGACAGCGCGGTTCAGCAACGAGGTCACCTGCGAGAGTGCTCCATCTGCTGTCTGCAATAGACCAGTAGCGTCGCTTGCATTGCGGCTTGACTTCGCCAGCGCAGTTTCATTTGCGGCAAGACCATCTGCAACAGCAAGGCCTGCAGCGTCGTCCGCACCGCTGTTGATGCGCGAACCTGACGACAACTGTTGCAGCGTCTTGGACAGGTTGTTCTGGGTTGCGCTCAGGTTGTTCTGAGCGTAGATGGCCGAGATGTTATTTAGTACACCGAGGGACATGTGCGTTTCTCCTGATTCAGCGAGACTGTGAAGTGAATTCCTGACGCCGGTTCCCCTGGCGCTCACAACACTCATCGGCCCTTCCGCGCATCCCATGAGAAAAAACTTCGCCGGTTTCAGGTTGCGACGTTACAGTTGCTGACTTCCGTGCATGACGGAACGATGACTCATCCATTTCTTCATTCTGCCGATACAAAGAGCGAATTCAGAAGGACGTCATGATTGAACTCACGCGCCTTAACGGCCACACCTTTGTTGTGAACAGCGACCTCATCAAACTGGCCGAATCCATACCAGACACCACACTCACGCTTGTCACTGGTGAAAAGATCGTCGTGCTGGAAACCTGCGCTGACGTACTCACCCGCACGCTTCACTATCGCGCCAGCGTATTGCGCCACGCATGGCCTTCTGCCGATGCAGCGATGACCGCACACCATGCACTGCACACTGCACAACATAACTCCTAACTTTTTCGGAGACGGAGAAAAACAATGGATATCGCAAGCGTCGGCGGCATTGTCATAGCCCTCGTTGCCATCCTCGGCGCCATGATCATGGAAGGCGGCAACCTGGGTCAGATCACGCAGCTCACGGCTGCTATGATCGTGCTCGGCGGCACCATCGGTGCATGCGCTGTGCAGTTCCCGCTGAATGTTCTCATCGCCTCCGCAAAAGGCATTGTCCGCGTTTTTCTGCACAAAGGTACGGATGAAGATGCGGTGTTGAAACAGATCGTGGAATTTGCAAACAAGGCGCGTAAGAGCGGCATCGTCTCTTTGGACGCCGATCTTGCAACCGTCAAAGACCCGTTCTTAAAACAGGGACTCATGCTTGCTGTGGATGGCACAGAATCCAGTGAGGTCCGCAAGATCATGCAACTTGAGATCGATAACAAGAGCGAGATGGAAGAGAAGATTTCCGCTGTGCTGGAATCAGCAGGCGCGTTTGCACCTACCGTCGGAATTATCGGCGCTGTGCTTGGGCTCATTCAAGTCATGCAGCATCTCGACAACATTGACGAAGTAGGCAAAGGCATCGCTGTCGCTTTTGTCGCCACAATCTACGGTGTGTCTCTCGCAAACCTCTTCTGCCTACCGGCTGCGGGTAAATTGAAGATCCGCCACAAAGAGCACTTGATGATGCAGGAGATGATGCTCGAAGGTGTCATCAGCATCCTGGAAGGCCTGAATCCACGCATGATTGAAACCAAGTTGAGGACCTACCTGGCGCATGGCCATGCAGAGGCAGCCTGACCATGAGCAAGAAGAAAAAGCACGCCGAACATGTCAATCACGAACGATGGCTCGTCTCCTGGGCGGATCTTCTTACGCTGCTCTTCGCCTTCTTTGTTGTCATGTTTGCATCCAGTGCGAGCGACAAGAAAAAGGCAGCAAGGATGGCTGCAGCGATGCAGACCGCGTTTCAACAAACCGGTGTCTTCGATGCTCATGCAAAGACACCGCCACTCGCACCGGGGGCAGGCACCAGTGATGGCGCCCCTATGCCGCTCGAGATGCCCTTGGAAACCCCAACCGTGGAGGGCAGCAAAAGCGATGGCAAGCGTGATGACGTGCGAAGCGAAATGGCCAAGGCACTCGCAGTCGCGGTGCAGCAACACGTGGTTACGATCCGTAGCAATGACGAGGGAACAACGCTATCACTCGACAGCGCAGGCTTCTTCGATTCGGGGAGCGCGGAAGTAAAACCTTCAGCGCTGGCAATCCTCACAAAGATCGCGAAGGCTCTTCCAACTTGCCCAACGCGCATTGAAGGCCATACCGATAATCAGCCCATACACACAGTCCAGTTCCGCTCCAATTGGGAACTCTCCACTGCTCGCGCAGCATCCATCGCACAAGTGCTGATGATGAGCAGCATCAATTCGCCAGCGAATTTCTCTCTCGCTGGTTACGGCGAATTTCATCCCATCGCAGGCAACAATACGGCTGAAGGACGCGCCGCCAATCGCCGCGTGGACATCGTCCTGCTGCGTACCAAAGCAACGATCCCCGTCACCAGCAACAATCACAATGCAACAGAAAAGCCTCGCAGCATCTCTGCCAGCGAGGCTCCTCCACTACCGTTTGCGATGAAGACGATCTCGTCACGTGAAGCGCCTTCACGATGACTCGCTCTACAAAGTTGCTTAAACCTCTACGGGCGCGTTGCGATTCTTCAGGTGCGTCCAGACAAACCACACGATCGCAACAAGGATAACTAGAATGATGGCCGCATCTGCCTTATGCAGGATCTGTTTCAGTGTGCTGTGCGGATCATTCCAGCTTGCGCCTGCCTTCATGCCCACATACGCCAGCGCAAAGCACCACGGCCAGGAACCGATGAATGTGTAGATATGGAAGCGAAGTTGCGGCATGCGCGCGATGCCTGCTGGCAACGCAATAAACGTACGCACAACTGGCAGTAGTCGACCAACCAGCACTGTGATCTCGCCGTACTTCTGGAAGTAGTGATCCACACGATCCAGATCTTTGTGGCTCATCAACACGTAACGGCCAAACCGCTCTACCAGCGGACGACCGCCATGCGCGCCAATCCAATACGCAATCACCGAACCAAGATTGCAGCCGATTGCGCCAGCCGTCGCTGCCAGATAGAGATTCATCTTGCCCAGGCTCACCACGTATCCGGCAAACGGCATTATGATTTCGCTCGGGAGCGGAATGCAGGCGGACTCAATCGCCATCAGCAGCGCCACGCCGGGATATCCAATCGTAGCGATCAGGTGAGTGACGTAGGGCAGCAGGAAGTCAATGATCTTTTCGGTCATGTCGGCTTTCTTTCAATGGCTCGCGAGTTTGGGGAAACTTCGCTGAGTATACCCGGCTGATATTCTTAAGGTATGGCAGAAACGAACGCGCCCGAAACAACCGCCGCCCACACCGTCACTCCCGTCGCCGGACCGCCGGCCGGTTACGGATCGCAGCCCTCGGGCCGTCCGCAGCACACACATGGCGGCGGAGCACCCGTAAAACGCCAGATTGTCGCTTTCTCCTTCTACCGTATCCTCCCGGAATGGAAGCGTCTTCCTGCCGCTGAAAAGGACGCACACAAGGCTGCCTTCATCGCCGTGATTGAAAAGTGGCAGAAGCCTGGTGAGTTCCTCACCATGACCTACTCCACCGTAGGCACGCGTGGCGATGTGGACATGCTCGTCTGGTCCATCTGCTACTCCGTGGAAGAGATGAACCGGATGCGCAGCGAACTGCTCGCGACACCGCTCGGTGGTTACATCGAAATCCCGCACCACTTCCTCTCCATGACGAAGCGTTCGCAGTACCAGATCGATCGCGAGGATGAGAGCGAAGCAGAAAGCCGTGGCGCGATTCGCCCCGGTGGTCACAAATACATCTTTGTCTATCCCTTCTGGAAGACGCGCCCGTGGTACATGCTTTCTATGGAAGAGCGCCGTCGCCTGATGGACGAACACATCCGCGTCGGCCTTGCTTATCCGCGCGTGAAGCTCAACACGACTTACTCCTTCGGCATCGACGATCAGGAGTTCGTGGTGGCTTTCGAAACCAACTTCCCAGAAGACTTCGTCGACCTCGTACAGCAGCTCCGCGAAACCGAAGCCAGCATGTACACACTGAAGGACTTCCCCATCTTCTCCTGCGTCCGCATGACGCCAGAAGCGATGCTCGATAGCATCGGCTAAATCAGGACATCGCGTCAAAACCGCAAGCCCCATTCGTGAATCCATCACGAGTGGGGCTTGTCATTTCAACGAACAGTTCAACCGGCTACAATCCCCAACATGACAAAGGCCGCCAAGAAGACCCCGGCAAAGAAGTCCGCAGCCAAAGCCGTTGCCGCGCGCAAGATCGCAGCAAGCGAACCTGTCTCTACGAAAAAGGCTCTCGGCAAGACGAAGAATCCGCTCGCACCCGAGCGCGTCCACGCGATCATTGACGCGCTGGACCGCACTTATCCCAACGCGACATGTGCTCTGAACCATCACAACGCGTGGGAGCTTCTTGTTGCCACCATTCTCTCGGCGCAATGCACAGATGTACGTGTGAACATGGTCACGCCAGCACTCTTCCATGCTTATCCCACGCCGCGCGACATGGCACAGGCCACGCCGGAAGCCATCCAGCCCATCATCGCTTCCCTGTCCTTCTTCCGCATGAAGGCGAAGTCTCTTGTGGGTGCAGCCAAGATGGTCACGGAACAATTTGGCGGTAACGTCCCGCAAACAATGGACGAGATGTTGCGCATCCCCGGCGCTGCGCGCAAGACCAGCAACGTTGTGCTGGGCACTTGGTTCGGTATCCCTACTGGCGTTGTCGTAGACACGCATGTTCTGCGCTTGTCCCGTCGCCTGGAACTCACCACCAACGACGACGCGGTCAAAGTCGAACGCGACCTGATGCAGATCATCCCGCAGGATCACTGGATCAGCTTCTCGCATGAACTGATCTACCACGGCCGCCAGATCTGCGAAGCCCGTAAACCAAAGTGCGTTGACTGCTCTTTAGAGACTCTCTGCAACTCCAGCGACAAGACCTGGGCTTCCCACTAGCCAAAGAAAAAGCCCTCCTACTCGGAGGGCTTTTCGTACTTCAGTTGCTTAGAGGTGATCCACCGGTTCGGGATCAGGCAGTCCCAGCTGCACGCGGCTGTTCTTGCGCGAGTAAGTGAAGTACACCACCATACCGATCACCAGCCATCCGATCAGACGAACCCAGTTCCAGATGCCCAGTTTGTACATCATGTAGCCGTTGAACAACACACCGAGCACCGGCACTACCGGAATCGGCCATACCAACGGCGCACGGAACGGACGCTCACGATCCGGATCGGTCTTGCGCAGCACCATGATCGCAATGCACACGATCACGAACGCCAGCAACGTTCCAATGTTCACCATCTTGCCGATATCGTCGATTGGCGTAACGGAACCCACAATCGCAGCCAGCACGCCAGCCAGAATCGTCGCCTTCCACGGTGTGCGGAACTTCGGATGGATCGAGCCAAAGAACTTGTTCGGCAGCAGACCATCCTTCGCCATCGCATACAGCACACGCGACTGTCCCAGCAGCATGACAAGCATGACGCTTGTAAGGCCAGCCAATGCGCCAATCGTAATGATGTTCGCAGCCCATGCCAGGTTATGCGACAGGAACGCGCTTACGACCGGTGCTTCAATGTTGATGTCGGGCCAGTAAACCATACCCGTCAGTACGGCCGCGACGCCGATGTAAAGCACAGTGCAGATAATCAGCGAAAGGATGATGCCGATAGGCAGATCACGCTGCGGGTTCTTGGCTTCCTGTGCTGTCGTCGACACAGCATCAAAGCCGATATAGCTGAAGAAGATCAGTCCGGCTGCAGTACCAATGCCGCCTACGCCCATGGGTGCAAAAGTGTGCCAGTCACCACCCCAGTTTGAGTGGCTGATGTAATGCGATCCCAGGCCGATGACGAACAGCACTACCGCGACCTTCATCACAACGATGCCCGCGTTGAACTTCGCCGACTCCTGAATTCCCACCACCAAAATCGCAGTAATGATCAGCGCGATAATGAACGCCGGCAGGTTGAATCCAATCTCCATGCCGAACAGATGAGGCGCATTCAACAAAGTATGTGCCTGTTCCGTCAATGCGGCCGGAGCCGCCAGCTTCAGAGCCTCAAGCGCATCCGAAAACGCCTTCGTTCCTGCAATCAATTCTGGATGCTGCGCATGCAACATTGCACGTGCCACCTGGTCAGTCGCGGTACGCAGACCTGTCCAGTGGTCATACGCCAGCCACAAGGGAAACTTGATGCCGAAGATGTTCAGGAATTCGATGAAGTGATTCGACCATCCACCTGACACCGTCGAGGCACCCATCGCATATTCCAGCGTCAGGTCCCAGCCGATGATCCACGCGAAAATCTCGCCCAGCGTTGCATACGCATAGGTGTAGGCAGAACCCGCCAGCGGAATCATTGCAGCGAACTCCGCATAGCAGAGACCCGCAAACACACAGCCCAGGCCGCTCAGTACATAGGACAGGATCAAGGCCGGTCCCGCATTGTGCGCGCCGATGCCCGCAAGCACAAAGATGCCCGCGCCGATGACCGCGCCAACACCCAGCGAAGTCAAAGCAAACGGTCCAAGCGACCGTTGCAGTGTGTGGGCGCCCTCTTCGCGTGCCTCCGCGAGCAGGACATCCATGGTTTTACGGGCAAAAAGATTCGCCATCAGTCGGGTTACCTCTAGAACAAAATCAAACTACGCGGCAGCAGACGCAGAGCGTCCCCGCCAAAGGAAATACACCGGGAGTCCCAGCAGCACCAGGATCAGCCCCGGCCAGGTGTATTGCGGCTTATATCGCAAGAGTACAACACAGATGAAGCTTGCCATTACGATGTACAACCCCGGCAACACGGGATATCCAATGGCTCGGTACGGGCGCTCCGCGTCGGGACGCGTTTTGCGTAACCGGAACAGCGCCACAATCGTCAGGATGTAAAACACCAGCACTGCAAAGATCACATAATCCAGCAGTTGCCCGTACGACCCCGACAGACAGAGCAGACAGGTCCACGCCCATTGGACCCAAAGGCTTACCACCGGAGCTTTTGACTTGGGTGAAAGCTTTCCAGCCGCCTTAAAAAACAGACCGTCCTGGCTCATCGTGTAATAAACACGAGCGCCGCTCAACAGCATGCCGTTTGCGCAGCCAAAGGTGCTGATCATGACCGCCAACGCCATGATCCGCGCGCCATACCCGGCAAATGCCTGCTCCATCACCGCCGTGGCCACACGATCTTCGCTGGCAAACTGGATGCCCCGTTGCAGAATTGTTCCGCCGTCAGCCATACCGTGGAGCGGAAGCACCGCCAGGTAGATGAAGTTCACTGCGATATACAGCAACAGAACCACACCCGTGCCAATCGCCAGACTCAACGGCAGATTCCGCTTCGGATTCGTTATCTCGCCTGCGGTAAAGGTGACGTTATTCCATGCGTCGGATGAGAACAGCGAGCCGACCTGCACCACAGCAATCACGGTCAGAAACCCAACCATCGCTGTCGGGCCGCCGACTCCCACCTGCACTGGGTGCAGTGTGTGGACACCTGCCCCGGCCCAGAAGCTTCCATTGGCAAAGTTCGCAGCAATCGCCGTGGCATTCTTCGCCATCAGGCCAAGCCCAACCACCAGCAACAACGCGAAAATCTTGGCACTGGTGAAGATGTTCTGAATGAGTGCGCCGAGCTTCACACCGAAGCTGTTCAGGAGAGTCAGCAAGGTCAGAATGATGATGGCGGCAAAGTTTGCGGTTGAGAGCCCCACCTCCATGTTGCCCAGCACCATCGGCCCCACGGGCCATGCCGGAACATGCGCGATATGCCAGATCCAGTGGCTTGCCGAGACGCTTGGCACGAACACACCTAAAAACTTGCCGAAAGCCACGGCCACTGCGGCAATGGTGCCGCACTGAATTACCAGGAACAGCGTCCAGCCGTACAGAAAGCCCCACATGGGCCCCAGGCCTTCGCGCAGATACACATACTGACCGCCCGCCTTCGGCATCATGGCAGCCAGTTCGCCGTAGCTCAGCGCACCGATCAGGGTCATCGCAGCCGTTACCAGCCACGCCGCGATCAATAACGCGGGGGATTGCACTCCCCGCGCCATCTCAGCGGGAACAATGAAAATGCCACTGCCTACCATCGAACCCATCACGATGGCAGTCGCAGAGAACAATCCGAGGCCCTTGACGAACTCTGTCGTCTGGGTCGGTTCAGGTGAGGAGACAATATTGGACACGGTGTTGCTCTGTTGTAACAGAGCGGGTCATCATCCGCCACCCAAACGTCCCCAGACCGGTCCCGTCCCACATGGACACACGCATCTGGCCAGTTTTCCGGCTACGCTTTCTTCTCTTCATGGCCGCCAAACTGAAACCGCATGGCGGATAGCAACTTATCAGCGAAGACGCTGCCTTCGCGGGAGGTGAACCGGGCGTAGAGGGCCGTGGTAAGGATGTCTGCAGGAACACCCTCGTCAATAGCAGCGATAGACGTCCAACGCCCCTCACCGGAATCTGAGACCCTTCCGCCAAACTCCGTAAGTTCCGGCGATGCGGCCAGCGCGGTAGCCGTCAGATCCAAGAGCCATGATGAGACGACACTGCCACGACGCCAGACCTCTGCAATCTCCGGCAATGCAAAGTCGTATTGATACAGCTCGGGGTTTCGCATCGGAGTGGTTTCAGCGTCGGTTGAATCGACCGTTTTGCCTGCGTTTGCGTGCTTCAGGATGTTCAGGCCTTCGGCATACGCGCCCATGATCCCGTATTCGATCCCGTTATGAACCATCTTGACGAAGTGGCCCGCACCCGAAGGTCCGCAGTGCAGGTAGCCATCTTCCGCGGTGCTGGCGGGGAGCCTTTCTCGACCCGGCGTGCGATCTACGCTGCCACGTCCCGGAGCGAGGGATTTGAAGATGGGATCCAGTGTTTTCACGGATGCCTCGTCGCCACCGATCATCAGGCAATACCCACGTTCGAGGCCGAAGACACCTCCGCTCGTTCCAACATCGATCCACTTCACACCGGATTCAGCAACTTCTTTCGCACGACGGATGTCGTCAACGTAATACGAGTTCCCACCATCGATCAGGATGTCGTTGGCGCTGAAGTGGGGAAGGATCTGCGCAACAGTTTCATCGACTGCTCCCGCCGGCACCATCAGCCACAGCGCACGCGGCGGAGTGAGACGTTCGACAAGTTCTTCAATGGAAGCCACGCCCGTGGCGCCGTACGCTGCAACCTTCGCAACGGTAGCAGGGGTGCGTGCGTAGACAACGCATTCGTGGCCTGCGTTTATGAGCCGCCGCACCATGTTGCTTCCCATCCTGCCGAGTCCGATCATTCCGATCTGCATAGGACGCCACCTTATCTTTTTAGGAAATGACTTTCGCCCATTAGAAGGCGAGGCGGACCAAGATGATGCGTGCAAGTTGTGAAATTCTTCGCACAGATCGAATGCGTCGTCGCTGATTACCGGACGAGTCATCTCACTTATGAGAGGATTTGCGCTCCCAATCACTAGCGGTCGATCTTGTCTTCCACACTCTCAACAAGTTCCGTCAGCAGCTTTTCTACGCTGGTGCATTGAGTAAGATTCGCACTTTGACCAGCCCAGAGAGCAAGCAGTTCAGCATCTCCGGCTTCTTGAGCAGGAAGTGCCAGACTCCGCATGAGTCCTCTCTGCAACGGGTAAGGCAGAATCTCCACGTTGGGTCGATTGAGTGTCTCCAGAAGCTCATTGTGGATGCCACGAGCGAGCCTTCCCGTAAAGCCACGGGTCAGCGAGGTGTGCTTGGCTTTGCCACTGAGAATCGCTTCCCGGTGAACCGGATGCGCACCAGATTCCTCACAACCTAAGAAAACTGTTCCCATCTGAACCCCTTCAGCACCGAGCGCGAAGGCGGCTGCGATGCCACGTCCGTCAGCAATGCCTCCCGCTGCGATGACGGGAATACTTATTTGATCCACTGTTTGCGGAACCAGGGAGATCGTCCCGGTAAGAGAGTCCTCGGATGAGCGCAGGAATGATCCTCGATGCCCGCCTGCTTCGAAGCCTGACGCAACAACCAAATCAATGCCAGCTTGTTCCAATGCGGATGCTTCGTCAGGCGTGGTCGCCGTTCCTATAGTGATCACGCCTTTCCTGCGCGCCTCATCGAGAATCTCTTTGGGAGGGATACCGTAGATGAACGAAAACACGGGCACGTCTGCATCGAACAGAGCACGTGCCTGATCTTCAAACCGGATCGCTTTGTATGGGGAGTAACTTGGCGTTGTTCCGCCAACCTTCTTGATATGTGGGGACAGATGCGACAGCGCTCTTTGGAAGGCGGCATCATCCGAAGTATGAGCTCCTTGATCTTCCATTGAGCCCCATAGATTCATGGCGAACGGCTTCGAGGTCAAAGAACGAATCTCCGCAATTCGCTCGTCGATCACGGACGGTTCAAGACCATGGGCTCCGAAAGAGCCGAGTCCCCCGAAGTTGGACACTGCGGCCGTCAGGCGTTGCGATGGAAAACCGCCAAGCGGTCCCTGGATCAGTGGATATACGATGCCAAGCTTCTCGGCAACGCGGGTCTGATTCCATGTCTTTGACATAGGTCCTCTGAAAAGGTCTGACCT contains the following coding sequences:
- a CDS encoding flagellin; the protein is MSLGVLNNISAIYAQNNLSATQNNLSKTLQQLSSGSRINSGADDAAGLAVADGLAANETALAKSSRNASDATGLLQTADGALSQVTSLLNRAVTLATQAANGTLSSSQVSSANQEYQNILTQINNIGTTTNFNGTSVFSGTARNFFVSDGTTAGSATYSDTVGTLSTSSVGTSAATSTSAAVSLTAPTASSSSAASTTTLTLGATTDTVSGTLALAVGTGSSHSITIAAGTSMSALATQINADTTYQGAGITAAYNSTTGALTISGPTAASSDLATTGTTLSDTTPASGSGAGVDFTASTVSALTASSAKNVLTALTTAIGDVAFQRGTIGANINQLASAQSVASNEQTNLTAAEDNIRATDYGQAASNLSKYQVLSQTGISALAQANSVQQEVTKLLQ
- a CDS encoding flagellar FlbD family protein, with product MIELTRLNGHTFVVNSDLIKLAESIPDTTLTLVTGEKIVVLETCADVLTRTLHYRASVLRHAWPSADAAMTAHHALHTAQHNS
- a CDS encoding flagellar motor protein, with protein sequence MDIASVGGIVIALVAILGAMIMEGGNLGQITQLTAAMIVLGGTIGACAVQFPLNVLIASAKGIVRVFLHKGTDEDAVLKQIVEFANKARKSGIVSLDADLATVKDPFLKQGLMLAVDGTESSEVRKIMQLEIDNKSEMEEKISAVLESAGAFAPTVGIIGAVLGLIQVMQHLDNIDEVGKGIAVAFVATIYGVSLANLFCLPAAGKLKIRHKEHLMMQEMMLEGVISILEGLNPRMIETKLRTYLAHGHAEAA
- a CDS encoding flagellar motor protein MotB, yielding MSKKKKHAEHVNHERWLVSWADLLTLLFAFFVVMFASSASDKKKAARMAAAMQTAFQQTGVFDAHAKTPPLAPGAGTSDGAPMPLEMPLETPTVEGSKSDGKRDDVRSEMAKALAVAVQQHVVTIRSNDEGTTLSLDSAGFFDSGSAEVKPSALAILTKIAKALPTCPTRIEGHTDNQPIHTVQFRSNWELSTARAASIAQVLMMSSINSPANFSLAGYGEFHPIAGNNTAEGRAANRRVDIVLLRTKATIPVTSNNHNATEKPRSISASEAPPLPFAMKTISSREAPSR
- a CDS encoding DedA family protein, with protein sequence MTEKIIDFLLPYVTHLIATIGYPGVALLMAIESACIPLPSEIIMPFAGYVVSLGKMNLYLAATAGAIGCNLGSVIAYWIGAHGGRPLVERFGRYVLMSHKDLDRVDHYFQKYGEITVLVGRLLPVVRTFIALPAGIARMPQLRFHIYTFIGSWPWCFALAYVGMKAGASWNDPHSTLKQILHKADAAIILVILVAIVWFVWTHLKNRNAPVEV
- a CDS encoding chlorite dismutase family protein, translated to MAETNAPETTAAHTVTPVAGPPAGYGSQPSGRPQHTHGGGAPVKRQIVAFSFYRILPEWKRLPAAEKDAHKAAFIAVIEKWQKPGEFLTMTYSTVGTRGDVDMLVWSICYSVEEMNRMRSELLATPLGGYIEIPHHFLSMTKRSQYQIDREDESEAESRGAIRPGGHKYIFVYPFWKTRPWYMLSMEERRRLMDEHIRVGLAYPRVKLNTTYSFGIDDQEFVVAFETNFPEDFVDLVQQLRETEASMYTLKDFPIFSCVRMTPEAMLDSIG
- the nth gene encoding endonuclease III — protein: MTKAAKKTPAKKSAAKAVAARKIAASEPVSTKKALGKTKNPLAPERVHAIIDALDRTYPNATCALNHHNAWELLVATILSAQCTDVRVNMVTPALFHAYPTPRDMAQATPEAIQPIIASLSFFRMKAKSLVGAAKMVTEQFGGNVPQTMDEMLRIPGAARKTSNVVLGTWFGIPTGVVVDTHVLRLSRRLELTTNDDAVKVERDLMQIIPQDHWISFSHELIYHGRQICEARKPKCVDCSLETLCNSSDKTWASH
- a CDS encoding amino acid permease encodes the protein MANLFARKTMDVLLAEAREEGAHTLQRSLGPFALTSLGVGAVIGAGIFVLAGIGAHNAGPALILSYVLSGLGCVFAGLCYAEFAAMIPLAGSAYTYAYATLGEIFAWIIGWDLTLEYAMGASTVSGGWSNHFIEFLNIFGIKFPLWLAYDHWTGLRTATDQVARAMLHAQHPELIAGTKAFSDALEALKLAAPAALTEQAHTLLNAPHLFGMEIGFNLPAFIIALIITAILVVGIQESAKFNAGIVVMKVAVVLFVIGLGSHYISHSNWGGDWHTFAPMGVGGIGTAAGLIFFSYIGFDAVSTTAQEAKNPQRDLPIGIILSLIICTVLYIGVAAVLTGMVYWPDINIEAPVVSAFLSHNLAWAANIITIGALAGLTSVMLVMLLGQSRVLYAMAKDGLLPNKFFGSIHPKFRTPWKATILAGVLAAIVGSVTPIDDIGKMVNIGTLLAFVIVCIAIMVLRKTDPDRERPFRAPLVWPIPVVPVLGVLFNGYMMYKLGIWNWVRLIGWLVIGMVVYFTYSRKNSRVQLGLPDPEPVDHL
- a CDS encoding APC family permease, coding for MSNIVSSPEPTQTTEFVKGLGLFSATAIVMGSMVGSGIFIVPAEMARGVQSPALLIAAWLVTAAMTLIGALSYGELAAMMPKAGGQYVYLREGLGPMWGFLYGWTLFLVIQCGTIAAVAVAFGKFLGVFVPSVSASHWIWHIAHVPAWPVGPMVLGNMEVGLSTANFAAIIILTLLTLLNSFGVKLGALIQNIFTSAKIFALLLVVGLGLMAKNATAIAANFANGSFWAGAGVHTLHPVQVGVGGPTAMVGFLTVIAVVQVGSLFSSDAWNNVTFTAGEITNPKRNLPLSLAIGTGVVLLLYIAVNFIYLAVLPLHGMADGGTILQRGIQFASEDRVATAVMEQAFAGYGARIMALAVMISTFGCANGMLLSGARVYYTMSQDGLFFKAAGKLSPKSKAPVVSLWVQWAWTCLLCLSGSYGQLLDYVIFAVLVFYILTIVALFRLRKTRPDAERPYRAIGYPVLPGLYIVMASFICVVLLRYKPQYTWPGLILVLLGLPVYFLWRGRSASAAA
- the gnd gene encoding phosphogluconate dehydrogenase (NAD(+)-dependent, decarboxylating); the encoded protein is MQIGMIGLGRMGSNMVRRLINAGHECVVYARTPATVAKVAAYGATGVASIEELVERLTPPRALWLMVPAGAVDETVAQILPHFSANDILIDGGNSYYVDDIRRAKEVAESGVKWIDVGTSGGVFGLERGYCLMIGGDEASVKTLDPIFKSLAPGRGSVDRTPGRERLPASTAEDGYLHCGPSGAGHFVKMVHNGIEYGIMGAYAEGLNILKHANAGKTVDSTDAETTPMRNPELYQYDFALPEIAEVWRRGSVVSSWLLDLTATALAASPELTEFGGRVSDSGEGRWTSIAAIDEGVPADILTTALYARFTSREGSVFADKLLSAMRFQFGGHEEKKA
- a CDS encoding NAD(P)H-dependent flavin oxidoreductase — its product is MSKTWNQTRVAEKLGIVYPLIQGPLGGFPSQRLTAAVSNFGGLGSFGAHGLEPSVIDERIAEIRSLTSKPFAMNLWGSMEDQGAHTSDDAAFQRALSHLSPHIKKVGGTTPSYSPYKAIRFEDQARALFDADVPVFSFIYGIPPKEILDEARRKGVITIGTATTPDEASALEQAGIDLVVASGFEAGGHRGSFLRSSEDSLTGTISLVPQTVDQISIPVIAAGGIADGRGIAAAFALGAEGVQMGTVFLGCEESGAHPVHREAILSGKAKHTSLTRGFTGRLARGIHNELLETLNRPNVEILPYPLQRGLMRSLALPAQEAGDAELLALWAGQSANLTQCTSVEKLLTELVESVEDKIDR